One Streptomyces sp. SAI-135 DNA segment encodes these proteins:
- a CDS encoding carbohydrate ABC transporter permease, whose protein sequence is MTTDSIPVQAMDAVAGSGRKTGKATPPGGPRRRLLRRPGAGRQHHAGPVAYILLGLAALFSLFPLYWTMVAASTDNTRVTQTPPPFLPGPHLLENLGKAWEDAALGKAMLNSLIVAGVIALSTVLFATLAGFAFAKLRFKGRNILLMLVIGTMMVPPQLGVVPLFMMMTELGWGQKLPAVIFPTLVSAVGVFFMRQYLSEALPDELVEAGRVDGAHSLRIFWSIVLPIARPPMAVLFMITFVHAWNDFFWPFIVLDMTNPTVPVALTQLSAGYVRDQSLIMAGALLGTLPLLALFVVFGRQIVGGIMQGAVKG, encoded by the coding sequence ATGACCACAGACAGCATCCCGGTCCAGGCGATGGACGCGGTTGCCGGAAGCGGACGGAAGACCGGCAAGGCCACCCCGCCCGGTGGACCGCGCCGCCGACTGCTGCGGCGCCCGGGCGCCGGGCGTCAGCACCACGCGGGCCCCGTCGCCTACATCCTGCTGGGACTCGCCGCGCTGTTCTCGCTGTTCCCGCTGTACTGGACCATGGTGGCGGCGTCGACCGACAACACGCGCGTCACCCAGACGCCTCCCCCCTTCCTGCCGGGACCCCATCTCCTGGAGAACCTCGGCAAGGCCTGGGAGGACGCCGCGCTGGGCAAGGCCATGCTCAACAGCCTGATCGTGGCCGGCGTGATCGCCCTGTCCACGGTCCTCTTCGCCACCCTCGCCGGCTTCGCGTTCGCCAAACTCCGCTTCAAGGGCCGCAACATCCTGCTGATGCTCGTGATCGGCACGATGATGGTGCCGCCGCAACTGGGTGTCGTGCCGCTGTTCATGATGATGACGGAACTGGGCTGGGGCCAGAAGCTGCCCGCCGTCATCTTCCCCACGCTCGTCAGCGCCGTCGGCGTGTTCTTCATGCGGCAGTACCTGAGCGAAGCACTGCCCGACGAACTCGTCGAGGCCGGACGGGTGGACGGTGCGCACTCCCTGCGCATCTTCTGGAGCATCGTGCTGCCGATCGCCCGGCCCCCCATGGCCGTGCTGTTCATGATCACGTTCGTGCACGCCTGGAACGACTTCTTCTGGCCCTTCATCGTGCTCGACATGACCAATCCGACGGTGCCCGTCGCCCTCACCCAGCTCAGCGCGGGGTACGTGCGCGACCAGTCGCTGATCATGGCGGGCGCACTGCTCGGCACGCTCCCGCTGCTCGCCCTCTTCGTCGTCTTCGGCCGTCAGATCGTCGGCGGCATCATGCAGGGCGCGGTCAAGGGGTGA
- a CDS encoding PP2C family protein-serine/threonine phosphatase, which yields MTRAEAPYPVLVTDPEGGLVRLNEAARLLLSDPADGDPLDRKVPSWLTPPPPGDGDKGPGAARPVTGSVDGRFFEAHHTVDHDGHLVWWLIDCTDRHLAETALRDARTRSEVLSEVSSALLSTLNVPRCMEVAASMAAEHLAEAAVLIAPPQGRRHPLTYAHRGGSVTQEQRKVDVSGVPGLGEALQGFPPVPARWIDPHSIPPWVIPEGFAGPVGSVIVTPLPGHGVPAGALILLRSSTERAFTEGEEVFARLFAARAGAALSAARLYTEQTAITATLMRDLLPPALQHVHGVEYAGSYRASKDHEQVGGDFYDVHPGTDPSQETLVVLGDVAGKGLDAAVLTGKIRNTLQALLPLAEDHERVLNLLNGALLSSHHTRFATLVLASVRRRAGRAELRLTSAGHPPPLIVRTDGTVEEVPTKGTLVGALPTVRARTVETVLAPGETCLLYTDGVIEARGGPLGDDFFGERRLARALSDCAGMPAEAVVERVQMLATQWLGGGRHDDMAVVAVSAPRPGSLTAVNGHPHGIDGRSGG from the coding sequence GTGACCAGGGCCGAGGCCCCCTACCCTGTGCTCGTCACCGACCCAGAGGGCGGTCTCGTACGACTGAACGAGGCGGCCCGGCTGCTCCTGTCCGACCCCGCCGACGGCGACCCGCTCGACCGGAAGGTGCCGTCCTGGCTCACCCCGCCCCCGCCCGGTGACGGTGACAAGGGGCCCGGCGCCGCGCGGCCCGTGACCGGTTCCGTCGACGGGCGCTTCTTCGAGGCGCACCACACCGTCGACCACGACGGCCACCTGGTGTGGTGGCTGATCGACTGCACCGACCGCCACCTGGCCGAGACCGCGCTGCGGGACGCGCGGACCCGCTCCGAGGTGCTCTCCGAGGTGTCCAGTGCCCTGCTGTCCACACTGAACGTTCCGCGCTGCATGGAAGTGGCCGCCTCCATGGCCGCCGAGCACCTCGCCGAGGCCGCCGTCCTCATCGCCCCGCCCCAGGGGCGGCGCCATCCGCTGACGTACGCGCATCGCGGCGGGTCGGTCACCCAGGAGCAGCGCAAAGTCGACGTCTCGGGCGTGCCGGGGCTCGGCGAGGCGCTCCAGGGCTTCCCGCCGGTGCCGGCCCGCTGGATCGATCCGCACAGCATCCCCCCGTGGGTGATCCCAGAGGGCTTCGCCGGTCCCGTCGGCTCCGTCATCGTCACCCCGCTGCCCGGCCACGGCGTCCCGGCCGGCGCGCTGATCCTGCTGCGCTCCAGCACCGAGCGCGCCTTCACCGAGGGCGAGGAGGTGTTCGCGCGCCTGTTCGCGGCGCGGGCCGGCGCGGCCCTGTCGGCGGCCCGGCTCTACACCGAGCAGACGGCCATCACCGCCACCTTGATGCGCGACCTGCTGCCGCCCGCGCTCCAACACGTCCACGGCGTCGAGTACGCCGGGAGCTACCGGGCCTCCAAGGACCACGAGCAGGTCGGCGGGGACTTCTACGACGTCCACCCCGGCACCGATCCCTCGCAGGAGACCCTCGTCGTCCTGGGCGACGTCGCGGGCAAGGGACTCGACGCGGCGGTCCTCACGGGCAAGATCCGCAATACGCTCCAGGCGCTGCTGCCCCTGGCCGAGGACCACGAACGCGTCCTGAACCTCCTCAACGGAGCCCTGCTCTCCTCGCACCACACCCGCTTCGCCACCCTCGTGCTCGCCTCCGTGCGCCGCCGGGCCGGCCGGGCGGAGCTGCGCCTGACCAGTGCCGGACATCCACCGCCGCTGATCGTCCGCACCGACGGCACGGTCGAGGAGGTGCCCACCAAGGGGACGCTGGTCGGCGCCTTGCCCACGGTGCGCGCGCGGACGGTGGAGACGGTCCTCGCCCCCGGAGAGACGTGTCTGCTCTACACCGACGGCGTCATCGAGGCCCGCGGCGGCCCCCTGGGCGACGACTTCTTCGGTGAGCGCCGGCTCGCGCGGGCGCTGTCGGACTGCGCGGGCATGCCGGCCGAGGCCGTCGTCGAGCGGGTGCAGATGCTGGCCACCCAGTGGCTGGGCGGCGGCCGCCACGACGACATGGCCGTGGTGGCCGTCAGCGCACCCAGGCCCGGCTCGCTGACGGCCGTCAACGGGCACCCGCACGGCATCGACGGCAGGAGCGGCGGATGA
- a CDS encoding extracellular solute-binding protein: protein MDKFRRKLRTRVVAAVSVASALGLVVGCGGSDGGTGGGKKDGKTTITMGLFGVMGFKETGLLDKYMKEHPDVVIKADVAGDEQTYYTALQTHLAAGSGLKDIQGIEIGRAKELSDTQKDKFVDLAGVAGTDHFLPWKQSQVTADDKKVIGLGTDIGPMAVCYRKDLFEQAGLPTDRDEVAKLWEGDWSKYVEAGKRFKQNSKDDKVAFMDSSSGLFNAMIYGNSQQFYDKQGKLIYATNPVVKDAWKLASEAATSDLTAKLRQFQPGWDPGLANSTFASTVCPAWMLAHISEKAGPKNKGKWDVAKAPKGANWGGSFLGVMEKSPVKKEAQDLVAWLTAPEQQAYLFEKIGNFPSSQTALEMPEVVNAKSDYFSGAPIGKIFGAAAQEIPDEQVLGRKDGTIKDIFSQGLTLIEAQNKSPNEAWKTTDERIEKAAG, encoded by the coding sequence ATGGACAAGTTCCGAAGGAAGTTGCGTACGAGGGTGGTGGCCGCGGTGTCCGTCGCGTCGGCACTGGGTCTGGTCGTGGGCTGCGGGGGCAGCGACGGGGGAACCGGTGGGGGCAAGAAGGACGGCAAGACCACCATCACCATGGGGCTCTTCGGTGTCATGGGCTTCAAGGAGACCGGTCTGCTCGACAAGTACATGAAGGAACACCCGGACGTCGTCATCAAGGCGGACGTCGCGGGCGACGAACAGACCTACTACACCGCCCTGCAGACCCACTTGGCCGCGGGCAGCGGGCTCAAGGACATCCAGGGCATAGAAATTGGTAGGGCCAAGGAACTGTCCGACACCCAGAAGGACAAGTTCGTCGATCTGGCCGGCGTGGCCGGGACGGACCACTTCCTTCCCTGGAAGCAGAGCCAGGTCACCGCCGACGACAAGAAGGTCATCGGCCTCGGCACCGACATCGGCCCGATGGCGGTCTGCTACCGCAAGGACCTCTTCGAACAGGCCGGCCTGCCCACCGACCGCGACGAGGTCGCCAAACTGTGGGAGGGCGACTGGTCGAAGTACGTCGAGGCGGGCAAGCGGTTCAAGCAGAACTCGAAGGACGACAAGGTCGCCTTCATGGACAGCTCCAGCGGGCTGTTCAACGCCATGATCTACGGCAACTCCCAGCAGTTCTACGACAAGCAGGGCAAGCTGATCTACGCCACCAACCCTGTCGTGAAGGACGCGTGGAAGCTGGCCTCCGAAGCGGCCACGTCCGATCTGACCGCCAAACTCCGCCAGTTCCAGCCCGGCTGGGACCCCGGACTGGCCAACAGCACCTTCGCCAGCACCGTCTGCCCGGCGTGGATGCTCGCGCACATCAGCGAGAAGGCCGGCCCCAAGAACAAGGGCAAGTGGGACGTCGCCAAGGCGCCCAAGGGCGCCAACTGGGGCGGTTCGTTCCTCGGCGTGATGGAGAAGAGCCCGGTCAAGAAGGAGGCACAGGACCTCGTCGCCTGGCTCACCGCTCCCGAGCAGCAGGCGTACCTCTTCGAGAAGATCGGCAACTTCCCCTCGTCGCAGACCGCGTTGGAGATGCCCGAAGTCGTCAATGCCAAGTCGGACTACTTCAGTGGCGCCCCCATCGGCAAGATCTTCGGCGCCGCGGCCCAGGAGATCCCCGACGAGCAGGTCCTCGGCCGCAAGGACGGCACCATCAAGGACATCTTCTCGCAGGGCCTGACCTTGATCGAGGCGCAGAACAAGAGCCCGAACGAGGCGTGGAAGACCACTGACGAGCGCATCGAGAAGGCCGCCGGCTGA
- a CDS encoding GH1 family beta-glucosidase, protein MSTVIRRVAPAPENITARTFPRGFTWGTATAAYQIEGAASADGRTPSIWDTYSHTPGRVRNGDTGDVATDHYHRWREDVEIMADLGVSAYRFSLSWPRVQPTGRGPAVEKGLDFYRALTDALLDKGIEPVVTLYHWDLPQELEDAGGWPERATSDRFADYAALAARALGDRVKTWITLNEPWCSAFLGYGSGVHAPGRTDPVAALRAAHHLNLAHGKAVQALRAELPSRAQASITLNLHHVRALSETLEDLNAARRIDALANRVFTGPLLEGAYPQDLLQDTASLTDWSFVRDGDTDTIHQPLDFLGVNYYTPTLVAAGTGAGSHGSDGHGASEHSPWPGADDVTFLRPPGDTTAMGWAVDPSGLYDLLTRLKADFPGMPLVITENGAAFDDYVNPDGEVSDPERIDYLHGHLSAVHRAIEAGVDVRGYFLWSLLDNFEWGYGYSKRFGAVYVDYPTGKRIPKASARWYADVARTGVLPEGNSGNR, encoded by the coding sequence GTGAGCACCGTAATCCGACGCGTCGCACCCGCCCCGGAGAACATCACCGCCCGCACCTTTCCGCGGGGATTCACCTGGGGTACGGCGACCGCCGCGTACCAGATCGAAGGCGCCGCCTCCGCGGACGGGCGCACTCCGTCGATCTGGGACACCTACTCGCACACGCCCGGCAGGGTGCGCAACGGTGACACCGGCGACGTCGCCACCGATCACTACCACCGCTGGCGCGAGGACGTCGAGATCATGGCCGACCTCGGGGTGAGCGCCTACCGGTTCTCCCTGTCGTGGCCGCGCGTGCAGCCGACCGGCCGCGGCCCGGCTGTCGAAAAGGGCCTCGACTTCTATCGCGCGCTGACCGACGCACTGCTGGACAAGGGCATCGAACCGGTCGTCACGCTCTACCACTGGGACCTGCCACAGGAGTTGGAGGACGCCGGCGGCTGGCCGGAGCGCGCCACCTCCGACCGGTTCGCCGACTACGCGGCCCTGGCGGCACGTGCGCTGGGAGACCGGGTGAAGACCTGGATCACCCTCAACGAGCCCTGGTGCAGTGCCTTCCTCGGATACGGCTCGGGTGTCCACGCACCCGGACGCACCGACCCGGTCGCCGCCCTGCGTGCGGCGCACCATCTCAATCTCGCCCACGGCAAGGCCGTTCAGGCGCTGCGCGCCGAACTGCCCAGCCGCGCCCAGGCGTCCATCACCCTCAACCTGCATCACGTCCGCGCGCTGTCCGAGACACTCGAGGACCTGAACGCGGCCCGGCGGATCGACGCTCTGGCCAACCGCGTCTTCACCGGCCCCCTGCTGGAAGGCGCCTACCCCCAGGACCTCCTTCAGGACACGGCGAGCCTGACCGACTGGTCCTTCGTACGGGACGGCGACACCGACACCATCCACCAGCCGCTGGACTTCCTGGGCGTCAACTACTACACGCCGACCCTGGTCGCCGCCGGCACCGGCGCGGGCAGCCACGGTTCCGACGGCCACGGCGCGAGCGAGCACAGCCCCTGGCCGGGCGCCGACGACGTCACCTTCCTCCGGCCACCGGGCGACACCACCGCGATGGGGTGGGCAGTCGACCCCAGCGGTCTCTACGACCTGCTGACACGTCTCAAGGCGGACTTCCCCGGGATGCCTCTGGTGATCACCGAGAACGGTGCCGCGTTCGACGACTACGTGAACCCGGACGGCGAGGTGTCCGACCCCGAACGCATCGACTACCTCCACGGCCACCTGTCAGCCGTGCACCGGGCCATCGAGGCCGGCGTGGATGTCCGGGGCTACTTCCTGTGGTCGCTGCTGGACAACTTCGAGTGGGGTTACGGCTACAGCAAACGCTTCGGTGCCGTCTACGTCGACTACCCCACCGGCAAGCGCATCCCCAAGGCCAGTGCGCGGTGGTACGCCGACGTGGCCCGCACGGGCGTCCTGCCGGAAGGGAACAGCGGAAACCGCTGA
- a CDS encoding B12-binding domain-containing protein — protein MNESTAVAERLWQAVAAGDERTAALTVRQALQDGMDEETLLLEVVAPVQARVGTEWAADRITVAQEHAATAINERLVAFMAHLRHQDGETHRTAVRGRVTVSCVDGEWHAFPARIVAEVLSLRGWRVDFLGAQTPTLHLVAHLHHSNPEAVLLSGSLPVRLPTAHAAITACQAVGVPVLAGGRAFGPDGRYARSLRADRWAADARGAVAVLEEGMARPDTSASRHAVDDLPHLTDQEYTMVVQSRPQLVKQALVDLESRFPAVRGYSDDQRERTVEDLAHIVDFLAAALYVDDAELFTDFLTWTAHILQVRNVPAHSLTAGLEVLGGRLYDFPRASRLIGQGVTALAASPAPPVPGPGAAV, from the coding sequence ATGAACGAGTCCACGGCGGTGGCCGAGCGGCTGTGGCAGGCTGTCGCCGCCGGCGACGAACGCACCGCCGCCCTGACCGTCCGCCAGGCGTTGCAGGACGGCATGGACGAGGAGACCCTGCTGCTGGAGGTCGTCGCGCCGGTTCAGGCGAGGGTCGGGACCGAATGGGCCGCCGACCGCATCACCGTCGCCCAGGAGCACGCCGCCACCGCCATCAACGAGCGCCTGGTCGCCTTCATGGCCCACCTGAGGCACCAGGACGGCGAGACGCACCGTACGGCTGTCCGCGGCCGGGTCACCGTGAGCTGCGTCGACGGCGAGTGGCACGCCTTCCCCGCCCGGATCGTCGCCGAGGTCCTGTCGCTCAGAGGCTGGCGAGTCGACTTCCTCGGCGCCCAGACGCCCACCCTGCACCTGGTCGCGCACCTGCACCACAGCAATCCCGAGGCCGTTCTGCTGTCCGGGTCGCTGCCCGTGCGCCTGCCGACCGCGCACGCCGCCATCACGGCCTGCCAGGCCGTCGGCGTGCCCGTCCTGGCAGGCGGACGGGCCTTCGGACCCGACGGCCGCTATGCCCGCAGCCTGCGCGCCGACCGCTGGGCGGCGGACGCGCGTGGCGCCGTGGCCGTCCTGGAGGAGGGGATGGCCCGCCCCGACACCTCGGCCAGCCGACATGCGGTCGACGACCTGCCGCACCTGACCGACCAGGAGTACACCATGGTCGTCCAGTCCCGTCCCCAGCTCGTCAAGCAGGCGCTGGTCGACCTGGAGTCCCGCTTCCCCGCCGTGCGCGGGTACAGCGACGACCAGCGCGAGCGGACGGTCGAGGACCTCGCCCACATCGTCGACTTCCTGGCAGCCGCCCTCTACGTCGACGACGCCGAACTGTTCACCGACTTCCTCACCTGGACGGCCCACATCCTGCAAGTCCGCAACGTGCCCGCCCACTCCCTGACCGCCGGCCTGGAGGTACTCGGCGGGCGGCTGTACGACTTCCCCCGCGCCTCCCGGCTGATCGGACAGGGCGTCACGGCCCTGGCCGCGAGCCCCGCTCCTCCCGTGCCCGGTCCCGGGGCCGCCGTATGA
- a CDS encoding sugar ABC transporter permease, whose amino-acid sequence MGAERQRRRTLLHRLDVRGAPYAFVAPFFIVFAAFSFYPLIYTSWISLHRVELSTLNLMEWVGFDNYTALWEDDRFWNALFNTFTIGVLSTVPQLLMALGLAHLLNYRLRGSTFFRVAALTPYATSVGAAALVFTMLFERDFGMINWMLSLVGVDHIDWENNKWAAQTAISSIVIWRWTGYNALLYLAAMQAIPRDRYEAAAIDGASRWQQFLKVTVPGIRSTIVFTIVLSTIGATQLFGEPLIFGQGPNGITGGADNQYQTLGLLLYEEGWKNYQMGRAATVAWAMFLLLILVFVVQRIVQRVTTRRT is encoded by the coding sequence ATCGGCGCGGAGCGTCAGCGGCGCCGTACGCTGCTGCACCGCCTCGACGTCCGCGGCGCGCCGTACGCGTTCGTCGCCCCGTTCTTCATCGTGTTCGCCGCCTTCAGCTTCTACCCCCTCATCTACACCTCGTGGATCTCGCTGCACCGCGTCGAACTGTCGACCCTGAACCTCATGGAGTGGGTCGGCTTCGACAACTACACAGCGCTGTGGGAAGACGACCGGTTCTGGAACGCGCTGTTCAACACCTTCACCATCGGCGTGCTGTCGACCGTGCCCCAGTTGCTGATGGCGCTCGGTCTGGCCCACCTGCTCAACTACCGGCTGCGCGGCTCGACGTTCTTCCGCGTCGCCGCCCTGACGCCGTACGCCACGTCGGTCGGTGCCGCGGCCCTGGTGTTCACGATGCTCTTCGAACGTGACTTCGGCATGATCAACTGGATGCTGAGTCTCGTCGGTGTCGACCACATCGACTGGGAGAACAACAAGTGGGCCGCGCAGACGGCCATTTCCTCCATCGTGATCTGGCGCTGGACCGGCTACAACGCGCTGCTGTACCTCGCGGCGATGCAGGCGATCCCCCGTGACCGCTACGAGGCCGCGGCCATCGACGGCGCCTCGCGGTGGCAGCAGTTCCTGAAGGTCACCGTGCCCGGCATCCGTTCCACCATCGTGTTCACCATCGTCCTGTCCACGATCGGCGCCACCCAGCTCTTCGGTGAACCCCTGATCTTCGGCCAGGGCCCGAACGGCATCACGGGAGGAGCCGACAACCAGTACCAGACGCTGGGTCTGCTGCTGTACGAGGAGGGCTGGAAGAACTACCAGATGGGCCGAGCCGCCACGGTCGCCTGGGCGATGTTCCTGCTGCTGATCCTCGTGTTCGTCGTCCAACGCATCGTTCAGCGCGTCACCACGCGCAGGACCTGA
- a CDS encoding LacI family DNA-binding transcriptional regulator has protein sequence MGDRQRPTIITVAARAGVGRTTVSRVINGSELVSDKARAAVLAAIAELNYVPNSVARGLKTSRTNSVALVIPESESRLGSEPYFSAVIRGVSTALAETRTQLQLVLVRDQAERDQLTESVAERRVDGVLLVSVHEHDPLPGLLEDMGLPTVLAGRRSSDESLSHVHSDNAGGAATAVNHLLARGRRTVATISGPLDMDVARSRLQGWREALEKAGHQATDRLVTAADFTEEGGAAAMRSLLERVPDLDALFVASDVMAAGALAELRRQGRGVPDDVAVVGFDDSIIARHTNPPLTTVRQPVEEIGAMIAQILLEEIDDPDRPRRRVTLPTELVVRDSS, from the coding sequence GTGGGGGACAGGCAACGTCCGACCATCATCACCGTGGCCGCGCGCGCCGGTGTCGGACGTACCACGGTTTCACGAGTCATCAACGGCTCCGAACTCGTCAGTGACAAGGCGAGGGCCGCCGTGCTCGCCGCCATCGCGGAGCTGAACTACGTCCCGAACTCGGTTGCCCGCGGGCTGAAGACGAGCCGTACGAACTCCGTGGCCCTGGTGATCCCCGAGTCGGAGAGCCGACTGGGCTCGGAGCCCTACTTCTCGGCGGTCATCCGCGGCGTCAGCACCGCCCTCGCGGAGACCCGCACACAGCTCCAACTGGTGCTCGTACGCGACCAGGCCGAGCGGGACCAGCTCACCGAGTCGGTCGCGGAACGGCGTGTCGACGGCGTGCTCCTGGTCTCGGTGCACGAGCACGACCCGCTGCCCGGCCTGCTGGAGGACATGGGACTGCCCACGGTGCTCGCCGGACGCCGTTCCTCCGACGAGTCGCTCAGCCATGTGCACTCCGACAACGCGGGCGGAGCCGCGACGGCTGTCAACCACCTCCTCGCGCGGGGGCGGCGCACCGTCGCCACCATCAGCGGACCGCTCGACATGGACGTGGCCCGCAGCAGGCTCCAGGGCTGGCGCGAGGCCCTCGAGAAGGCGGGCCACCAGGCCACGGACCGGCTCGTGACCGCGGCCGACTTCACCGAGGAAGGCGGCGCGGCGGCGATGCGTTCACTCCTTGAACGGGTCCCTGACCTCGACGCCCTGTTCGTCGCCTCGGACGTCATGGCGGCGGGGGCTCTGGCGGAGCTGCGCAGGCAGGGGAGGGGGGTCCCCGACGACGTGGCCGTGGTCGGATTCGACGACTCCATCATCGCGCGTCACACCAACCCGCCGCTCACCACCGTGCGGCAGCCCGTCGAGGAGATCGGCGCGATGATCGCCCAGATCCTTCTGGAGGAGATCGACGATCCCGACAGGCCGCGTCGGCGCGTCACGCTTCCCACGGAGCTCGTCGTACGCGACTCGTCGTGA